One window of the Camelina sativa cultivar DH55 chromosome 1, Cs, whole genome shotgun sequence genome contains the following:
- the LOC104708205 gene encoding uncharacterized protein LOC104708205, which produces MGNCVFKGSGGSRKLYDNDDSLIKVVTPNGGVMELHLPILAEFITNEFRGHVIHDSLSLRHSCQPLLNGEELFPGNIYYLLPLSSTASTTPQYSSDQLSTPYRMSSGKTPVVAATNGVRGGSRGVWKVKLVISPEQLVEILADDMETEAFVESVRTVAKSGC; this is translated from the exons atgggTAACTGCGTATTCAAAGGCAGTGGTGGTTCAAGAAAATTGTACGATAACGATGATTCGTTGATAAAAGTGGTGACTCCAAACGGTGGCGTTATGGAGCTTCATCTTCCCATCTTAGCTGAGTTCATCACCAATG AATTTCGCGGCCACGTTATCCACGACTCTTTAAGCCTCCGCCACTCATGCCAGCCGCTTCTCAACGGTGAAGAGCTCTTTCCTGGTAACATCTACTACCTCCTCCCTCTTTCTTCCACCGCCTCAACCACTCCACAGTATTCTTCTGACCAACTATCAACGCCGTACAGAATGTCTTCGGGGAAAACGCCGGTAGTGGCGGCTACAAATGGCGTCCGAGGAGGTAGTCGTGGAGTGTGGAAGGTGAAGCTTGTGATAAGTCCGGAGCAGTTGGTGGAAATTCTTGCGGATGATATGGAAACAGAAGCGTTCGTGGAAAGTGTGAGGACGGTGGCCAAGTCCGGCTGTTAG
- the LOC104708193 gene encoding probable inactive receptor-like kinase SSP → MGSCFSTTNDDDTPEIQNYSSFTNFSLSDLKTATKNFSSDVIISEKAEDCSNVVYKGRFAQNLGFVAVKRFKNMPLVDRGYFTGDAKEVGELKHKRLVKLMGCCCDEDGELLLVSEFMPNATLSQRLFHQKKKPMEWSMRLRVAYHIAEALDYCSTAGFVKYSNLSASTILFDSDGGACLSSFGLLREIIGYNRREEGSVNPGNVTYRFGIILLNLLTGVKIPPSHAPEVIRGMSVTHLMDTNLIGKYSDEEATIVLKIASKCLQCTDANKSLITKELVAALEALHTKRQILSIQILEMIKQDEVGASSSQGQEVEPLEEVSSSELSSLGQACQKLDLVALHNVLKQPEYAAVYSNKLSFAGWLQETSGIDDVDEQQADLEFISQNHISTIDKYTEIIETRKKVSVNVFARRCFSHIKRNQVVAAVVDAMRAQSEFPESPIGFYLPSLILARIGSNTRSARVFKQATQIEAELGRSMVMAPSSAMLESTKQQQQEASSSSIC, encoded by the exons ATGGGTAGTTGTTTCTCGACGACTAACGATGATGACACACCGGAGATTCAGAACTACTCGTCTTTCACGAACTTCTCTCTCTCCGATCTTAAGACGGCGACCAAGAACTTCAGTTCCGATGTGATCATATCAGAGAAGGCAGAGGATTGCTCCAACGTCGTCTACAAGGGTCGTTTCGCACAGAATCTTGGCTTCGTCGCTGTAAAGAGATTCAAGAATATGCCTTTGGTTGATCGTGGCTACTTCACG GGAGACGCAAAAGAAGTTGGGGAACTGAAACACAAGAGACTCGTCAAGTTGATGGGATGTTGCTGCGATGAAGATGGTGAACTGCTTCTTGTTTCAGAGTTCATGCCTAATGCTACCCTTTCTCAGCGTTTGTTCCATC agaaaaaaaaacccatggAATGGTCAATGAGGTTGCGAGTGGCGTATCATATAGCCGAAGCATTAGATTACTGTAGCACTGCAGGTTTTGTAAAGTACAGTAACTTAAGTGCTTCCACAATTCTGTTTGACTCG GATGGTGGTGCCTGTCTTTCGAGTTTCGGTTTACTGAGGGAGATCATCGGTTATAATCGAAGAGAAGAAG GAAGCGTGAACCCTGGCAACGTGACATACAGATTTGGTATTATCCTTTTGAATCTGCTAACTGGAGTGAAAATTCCTCCAAGCCAT GCTCCTGAGGTAATAAGAGGAATGAGTGTTACTCACCTGATGGATACAAATCTGATCGGAAAGTACTCTGACGAGGAAGCAACTATAGTCTTAAAAATCGCATCTAAATGTTTGCAATGCACTGATGCAAACAAAAGTCTAATCACGAAAGAGCTTGTTGCAGCACTTGAAGCCTTGCATACTAAAAGACAA ATTCTATCTATTCAAATACTTGAAATGATAAAGCAGGATGAGGTGGGAGCATCTTCTAGTCAAGGACAAGAGGTTGAACCCTTGGAAGAA GTCTCATCTTCTGAACTCTCAAGCCTAGGACAAGCCTGTCAGAAACTTGACCTAGTTGCCCTTCATAATGTCTTGAAACAGCCAGAGTATGCAGCTGTGTATTCTAACAAG TTGTCTTTCGCTGGATGGTTACAAGAGACGAGTGGTATAGATGATGTTGACGAACAACAAGCCGATCTTGAATTCATAAGCCAAAACCATATCTCCACAATCGATAAGTATACTGAG ATCATTGAAACTAGAAAAAAAGTGTCCGTGAATGTTTTCGCAAGACGCTGCTTCAGCCACATAAAGCGTAATCAGGTGGTAGCAGCAGTGGTTGATGCTATGAGAGCACAATCAGAGTTCCCTGAGTCGCCTATTGGTTTCTACTTGCCCTCACTGATACTAGCCAGAATCGGCAGCAACACTAGATCTGCTCGTGTCTTCAAACAAGCGACTCAAATCGAAGCAGAGTTAGGGAGAAGCATGGTTATG GCTCCATCTTCTGCAATGCTTGAATCAAcaaagcagcagcagcaggaggcatcatcatcatcgatctGCTAA
- the LOC104708184 gene encoding protein SUPPRESSOR OF NIM1 1-like has protein sequence MGQCLCLEDRVIEQPPVNLPWELEEEILTRLPPHSLVRFKTVCKRWNSLFNDKSFLNNHFSRSRPQFFFQTNSKIYSADIIDHNIIDPTIELRELPASFDIPYEDTMNFTTFTTCDEPLFCTYQFWKNGTALWNPWLRKVQWIEYEPYYKDTMFCISGLGYDNSRPQKVYKVLGYFFWRQGQKDYPYQLRVAIYQCTSHTFTIIETPDEAKRPNVSLNGNLYWITSNVEGPSGEYFIRSFDFSTESFKPFCLLPCQKNHLFDMFILAVYERDRFSLLKQCHERRKIDIWVTKKSIDIEEEEVVWLNLMTLPTNNLPALCWIFDPISYFIYGKTLFMCCGGHRTEVAFIYVVREDLCKQIRIGSRFFQCCHCVYTPNFISLNSMMENWRCWIG, from the coding sequence ATGGGACAGTGCTTGTGTCTAGAAGATAGGGTGATCGAGCAGCCGCCGGTGAACCTTCCGTGGGAGTTGGAGGAAGAAATACTCACACGTCTCCCACCTCACTCTCTTGTTCGATTCAAAACCGTATGTAAACGATGGAACTCTCTTTTCAACGACAAGAGCTTTCTAAACAACCACTTCTCTCGCTCACGTCCTCAATTCTTCTTCCAGACCAATTCCAAGATTTATTCAGCAGACATCATCGATCACAACATCATCGATCCAACCATAGAGTTGCGTGAGCTACCCGCCTCATTTGATATTCCATACGAGGATACAATGAATTTCACAACCTTCACTACTTGTGATGAGCCCTTGTTTTGTACGTATCAGTTTTGGAAGAATGGGACAGCGCTGTGGAATCCGTGGCTAAGAAAGGTCCAATGGATCGAGTACGAACCGTACTACAAGGATACAATGTTCTGTATTTCCGGCTTAGGATACGATAATAGTAGACCCCAAAAGGTTTACAAGGTCTTGGGCTATTTTTTTTGGAGACAAGGCCAAAAAGATTACCCTTACCAGCTGAGAGTTGCCATCTACCAATGTACCTCTCACACGTTTACAATTATTGAGACACCTGACGAAGCAAAACGACCAAATGTTTCTTTGAATGGAAACCTGTACTGGATTACTAGTAATGTCGAGGGTCCTAGTGGTGAGTACTTCATTCGAAGCTTTGATTTCTCGACAGAGAGTTTCAAACCTTTTTGTCTCCTTCCGTGTCAGAAGAACCATCTTTTCGATATGTTTATCCTCGCAGTTTATGAGAGAGATCGTTTTTCCTTGTTAAAGCAATGTCATGAAAGAAGGAAGATTGATATATGGGTAACCAAGAAAAGTATCGATATAGAGGAAGAGGAAGTAGTATGGCTAAACTTGATGACTTTGCCAACAAATAACTTGCCAGCGCTGTGTTGGATATTTGATCCCATTAGTTACTTCATCTATGGAAAGACCCTTTTCATGTGTTGCGGCGGCCATCGAACTGAAGTGGCTTTTATCTATGTTGTAAGGGAAGATCTTTGCAAGCAGATTCGAATAGGTTCTAGATTTTTTCAGTGTTGTCACTGTGTTTATACTCCCAATTTTATCTCGCTTAATTCCATGATGGAGAATTGGAGATGTTGGATTGGATGA